One Cuculus canorus isolate bCucCan1 chromosome 1, bCucCan1.pri, whole genome shotgun sequence DNA segment encodes these proteins:
- the RPL21 gene encoding 60S ribosomal protein L21 gives MTNTKGKRRGTRYMFSRPFRKHGVVPLATYMRIYKKGDIVDIKGMGTVQKGMPHKCYHGKTGRVYNVTQHAVGIIVNKQVKGKILAKRINVRIEHIKHSKSRDSFLQRVKENEKKKKEAKEKGIWVQLKRQPAPPREAHFVRTNGKDPELLEPIPYEFMA, from the exons ATGACgaacacaaaaggaaagaggaggggaaCGCGTTATATGTTCTCAAGGCCGTTTCGCAAGCATG GAGTTGTCCCGCTGGCTACCTATATGCgcatctacaagaagggtgaTATAGTTGATATCAAG GGTATGGGTACTGTTCAAAAAGGTATGCCCCACAAGTGTTACCATGGCAAGACTGGAAGAGTATATAATGTTACTCAGCACGCTGTGGGCATTATTGTTAACAAGCAGGTTAA GGGCAAGATTCTTGCCAAGAGAATTAATGTGCGTATTGAGCACATTAAGCATTCCAAGAGCAGAGACAGCTTTCTGCAGCGTGTgaaggagaatgaaaagaagaaaaaggaagcaaaagaaaaaggcatttggGTTCAACTGAAACGCcag CCTGCTCCACCAAGAGAAGCACACTTTGTGAGAACCAACGGCAAGgatccagagctgctggagccaatTCCCTATGAATTTATGGCATaa
- the RASL11A gene encoding ras-like protein family member 11A, which yields MRPPGMSQPFLLAPIAEFAPEPPGARLRLAVLGARGVGKSAMIVRFLTKRFIGDYEPNTGNLYSRLVHLEGDHIAVQIQDTPGCIQVQENCVQVLDSLSRCVKWAEGFLLVYSITDYSSYQSVQPLYQHIRKVHPDARTPIIIVGNKADLLHARQVQAKEGLQLANELGSLFLEISTSDDFQGVSDVFQYLCKEVSKLQRAGAMDRRRSSIIPRPKSPNMQDLKRRFKQALSSKVK from the exons ATGCGCCCGCCAGGGATGTCCCAGCCCTTCCTGCTGGCGCCCATCGCCGAGTTCGCCCCGGAGCCGCCCGGCGCCCGGCTCCGCCTGGCCGTGCTGGGCGCCCGCGGCGTGGGCAAGAGCG CAATGATCGTGCGGTTCCTGACGAAGCGGTTCATCGGGGACTATGAGCCGAATACAG GCAACCTCTACTCCAGGCTGGTGCATCTGGAGGGGGACCACATTGCTGTGCAGATCCAAGACACACCGGGGTGCATCCAG GTGCAGGAAAACTGTGTGCAGGTGCTGGACTCCCTCTCCAGGTGTGTGAAGTGGGCAGAAGGCTTCCTCCTCGTCTACTCCATCACAGATTACAGCAGCTACCAGTCAGTCCAACCTCTCTACCAGCACATACGCAAGGTTCACCCAGATGCCAGGACTCCCATCATTATCGTGGGGAACAAAGCAGACCTCCTCCATGCCAGGCAAGTACAGGCAAAAGAGGGGCTACAGCTGGCAAATGaactgggcagcctgttcttgGAAATATCCACGAGTGATGACTTCCAAGGCGTCTCTGATGTTTTCCAGTATCTTTGCAAGGAAGTCAGCAAACTACAGCGTGCTGGTGCCATGGACAGGAGGCGGTCGTCCATCATCCCTCGGCCCAAATCTCCCAACATGCAAGATCTAAAGAGACGTTTCAAACAGGCTTTATCCTCCAAAGTCAAATAG